Proteins encoded in a region of the Deltaproteobacteria bacterium genome:
- a CDS encoding PPOX class F420-dependent oxidoreductase has product MAAKIPDQFKDITNKVSYAHLATLMADGRPQVTPVWFDLAGEYFRVNSAKGRVKDKNMRRNKEVALSIQDPDNAYRYLAVQGEIVEITEDGADAHIDALAKKYLGKDKYPFRGPGEVRVIYKIRPDRISTMG; this is encoded by the coding sequence ATGGCGGCAAAAATTCCGGATCAGTTCAAAGACATCACCAACAAAGTATCCTATGCGCATCTGGCGACGCTGATGGCCGACGGCCGGCCGCAGGTGACGCCAGTGTGGTTTGACCTCGCCGGCGAGTATTTTCGGGTGAATTCAGCCAAGGGCCGAGTCAAAGACAAGAACATGCGGCGCAACAAAGAGGTTGCGCTATCGATCCAAGATCCCGACAATGCTTATCGCTATTTGGCGGTGCAGGGGGAGATCGTCGAGATCACCGAAGATGGCGCCGACGCGCACATCGATGCGTTGGCAAAAAAGTATCTCGGCAAGGACAAATACCCGTTTCGCGGACCAGGCGAAGTGCGGGTGATCTACAAAATCCGCCCCGACAGGATTTCGACCATGGGCTAA
- a CDS encoding Si-specific NAD(P)(+) transhydrogenase, producing MAHYDMLVIGSGPAGQKAAIQAAKVGKKVGIIEKKKVAGGICINIGTIPSKSLREAVLYLSGYRQRNLYGASYRVKKDITFEDLAQRCDHVVKAEQEVIQHQLIRNYVDFIVGSANFVDPHRISITQGSESNEHTADHIVLAVGTETARPEGIPFDGTSVIDSDGLLYLKELPKALTIVGGGVIGCEYASILATLGIPVTLVERRPRLLEFVDSEIIESLQYQMRSIGVTLRFNEEVVGVEKSADNSVSIFLKSGKKIGAPLLMYSVGRIGATRTLGLDKVGIQPDERGRIKVNENFQTAVPHIYAVGDVVGFPALASTSMQQGRHAACHALGLRCETTTHLLPYGIYTIPEISMVGRNEDELTREGIPYEIGVARYREIARGQLIGDTVGMLKLLFHSETRHLLGVHAIGEGATELVHIGQAVMALGGKLEYFVDTVFNYPTLAECYKVAALAALNKFASNGSYVSGTASADANHLDAR from the coding sequence ATGGCCCACTATGACATGCTGGTGATCGGCTCCGGCCCCGCCGGCCAGAAAGCGGCGATTCAAGCCGCCAAGGTTGGCAAGAAAGTGGGTATCATCGAGAAAAAGAAAGTCGCCGGCGGCATCTGCATCAACATCGGCACCATCCCGAGCAAATCGCTGCGAGAAGCGGTGCTCTATCTCTCAGGCTATCGCCAACGCAACCTCTACGGCGCCAGCTACCGCGTCAAAAAAGACATCACCTTCGAAGATCTGGCTCAGCGCTGCGATCACGTCGTCAAAGCCGAACAGGAAGTCATCCAACACCAATTGATCCGCAACTACGTCGACTTCATCGTTGGCTCGGCTAACTTTGTCGATCCGCATCGAATTTCGATCACGCAAGGAAGCGAGAGCAACGAGCACACCGCCGACCACATCGTCCTCGCCGTCGGCACGGAAACCGCCCGCCCCGAGGGCATCCCGTTCGACGGGACTTCGGTCATCGACAGCGACGGCCTGCTGTATCTCAAAGAGCTGCCCAAAGCATTGACCATCGTCGGCGGCGGCGTCATCGGCTGCGAGTACGCTTCGATCTTGGCGACGCTCGGAATTCCAGTAACGCTTGTCGAGCGCCGGCCGCGATTATTGGAATTCGTCGATAGCGAAATCATTGAGTCGCTGCAGTATCAAATGCGCAGCATCGGCGTGACGCTTCGCTTCAACGAAGAAGTCGTCGGCGTCGAAAAATCGGCTGACAACTCCGTGTCGATCTTCCTTAAAAGCGGCAAGAAAATTGGCGCGCCGCTTTTGATGTACTCGGTCGGCCGTATCGGCGCGACGCGCACTCTCGGATTGGACAAAGTCGGCATTCAGCCTGACGAGCGCGGCCGCATCAAAGTCAACGAAAACTTTCAGACTGCCGTTCCGCATATTTATGCCGTCGGCGACGTCGTCGGCTTCCCGGCGCTGGCATCGACCTCGATGCAGCAAGGCCGCCACGCCGCCTGCCACGCTCTCGGTTTACGCTGCGAGACCACCACCCATTTGCTCCCTTACGGCATCTACACGATTCCCGAAATCTCCATGGTCGGTCGCAACGAAGATGAGCTCACCCGCGAAGGCATCCCCTACGAAATCGGCGTCGCCCGCTACCGAGAGATCGCCCGCGGCCAATTGATCGGCGATACCGTCGGCATGCTCAAACTGCTGTTCCATAGCGAGACGCGCCACCTCCTAGGCGTGCACGCCATCGGCGAAGGCGCGACGGAGCTCGTCCACATCGGCCAAGCCGTCATGGCGCTCGGCGGCAAGCTCGAATACTTCGTCGACACCGTCTTCAACTACCCAACATTGGCGGAATGCTATAAAGTCGCCGCCCTCGCGGCCCTCAACAAATTCGCCAGCAACGGCAGCTACGTCAGCGGCACGGCAAGCGCGGATGCGAACCATTTGGATGCACGCTAG
- a CDS encoding glutathione S-transferase family protein: MKLYNVAYSGNSYKARLLLSHLKIPCEIVEVDILKGESRTAEFLQINPNGRTPVLDDNGFVLAESNAILAYLARGTKYLPDDRQKFGLVFQWMFFEQYSHEPFIATSRFWLQHKPDSPEKTALLASKRDGGWAALKVMEEQLTKNDFLVGDYSIADIALFAYTHLADEGGFALDDFPKIRAWIERVRAQDHFVPMG; this comes from the coding sequence ATGAAACTCTACAACGTCGCGTATTCGGGCAACTCTTACAAAGCCCGCTTGTTGTTGTCGCACCTCAAAATCCCCTGCGAGATCGTCGAAGTCGACATCTTGAAAGGCGAGAGCCGCACGGCGGAATTTCTCCAGATCAATCCCAATGGCCGCACGCCGGTGCTCGACGACAACGGCTTCGTGCTTGCCGAGTCCAACGCGATCCTTGCCTATCTTGCGCGCGGCACGAAATATCTTCCCGACGATCGGCAGAAGTTTGGCTTGGTCTTTCAATGGATGTTCTTCGAGCAGTATAGCCACGAGCCATTCATTGCGACGTCGCGGTTCTGGCTGCAGCATAAACCGGACTCGCCGGAGAAGACTGCATTGCTCGCTTCCAAGCGCGACGGCGGTTGGGCGGCGTTGAAGGTGATGGAAGAGCAGCTCACTAAGAACGATTTTTTGGTTGGTGATTATTCGATCGCCGATATCGCGTTGTTCGCCTACACGCATTTGGCCGACGAGGGCGGGTTTGCGCTGGATGACTTTCCAAAGATCCGAGCATGGATCGAGCGTGTAAGGGCGCAAGACCACTTCGTGCCGATGGGCTAG
- a CDS encoding ABC transporter substrate-binding protein, which translates to MSRLIAVGLSAVINFALTLATLSANAADRINTAYISTTPGTSTVIQVAKDTKIFDKHGIDATVIFISGSVRGIQAILAGEIPIGEGGGPGLASARLAGGDVVAIAGNVNVLPYYLVSHPSIKRHEDLRGKIGGNHIAGTTAEFAMKVGLKRIGIDPVKDVSMRVIGGAIERMIALQKGIVQFTVVTEAGKVQAEQLGYPTVLDMVALQIPFPQNGIYTSTKLIRENPDLVRRYMRAYTEAIWFYKRNKEETQRIMRKYSRVEDRRILDEAWEWHAKFMPDHPYPPTEGYQLVLQDMAEKNPKAAQANVRDYIDVRFVKELEDAGFVRGLQRR; encoded by the coding sequence ATGAGTCGTCTGATCGCCGTAGGCCTGAGCGCCGTGATCAACTTTGCGCTCACTCTGGCCACGCTGTCCGCCAACGCTGCCGACAGAATCAACACAGCCTACATCTCCACCACGCCCGGCACCTCGACGGTCATTCAAGTCGCCAAAGACACCAAGATCTTCGACAAGCACGGCATCGACGCCACCGTGATTTTCATCTCAGGCAGCGTGCGCGGCATCCAAGCCATTCTCGCCGGCGAGATCCCCATCGGCGAAGGCGGTGGTCCAGGGTTAGCCAGCGCCAGGTTAGCGGGCGGCGACGTGGTCGCCATCGCCGGCAACGTCAATGTCCTGCCCTACTATCTAGTCTCCCATCCGAGCATCAAGCGCCACGAAGATTTGCGCGGCAAAATCGGCGGCAATCACATCGCCGGCACCACCGCCGAGTTCGCCATGAAAGTCGGCCTGAAAAGAATTGGCATCGATCCGGTGAAGGACGTCAGCATGCGCGTCATCGGCGGCGCCATCGAGCGCATGATCGCGCTGCAGAAGGGCATCGTGCAATTCACGGTCGTCACCGAAGCCGGCAAGGTGCAGGCGGAACAGCTTGGCTATCCGACCGTGCTCGACATGGTGGCACTGCAGATCCCGTTTCCGCAAAACGGCATCTACACGTCGACCAAGCTAATCCGCGAGAATCCCGACCTGGTGCGCCGTTACATGCGCGCCTACACGGAAGCGATCTGGTTCTACAAGCGCAACAAAGAGGAAACCCAGCGAATTATGCGCAAGTACTCGCGGGTCGAAGACCGCAGAATCTTGGACGAAGCATGGGAATGGCACGCCAAGTTCATGCCCGACCATCCCTACCCGCCGACCGAAGGTTATCAGTTAGTCCTGCAAGACATGGCGGAGAAAAATCCCAAAGCGGCGCAAGCCAACGTGCGGGACTATATCGATGTGCGGTTTGTCAAGGAACTCGAGGATGCTGGTTTTGTGAGAGGACTCCAACGACGATAA
- a CDS encoding MBOAT family protein, with product MVFSSHIFIFYFLPLTLLLYYTMTQRYRNLLLTLLSYVFYGWTNPLFGLLMLGSTAIDYVCGLIISNQLGFRTSKGPPPLLPRGEARTRTQRIALIVSIASNLSLLGFFKYFNFAVESWTALAAALGLSHLGLDLAFQIALPLGISFYTFQSMSYAIDVYRGDARAIRNVIDFACFVAMFPQLVAGPIIRFADIAEQLQQRSHTLTKFARGVAFFSVGLAKKVLFANPCGKVADTVFDAASVTFLDAWYGAIAYAFQIYFDFSAYSDMAIGLGLMLGFVFAKNFDSPYEAQSITDFWRRWHISLSTWLRDYLYIPLGGNRLGARRTYLNLSIVMVLGGLWHGASWNFVIWGALHGGLLACERACGKRPIYYALPKPLRVGCTFVIVLFTWVFFRAKDLPTALNYCATMLGLGSPEASALLLSGIIAKPYYLATVALCALIVWTCPQTWDWSKQLNTGKAATALMLFVIAVAVLSAQAYNPFIYFIF from the coding sequence ATGGTTTTCAGCTCTCATATTTTTATTTTCTATTTTTTGCCTCTCACGCTGCTGCTTTACTATACGATGACGCAGCGTTATCGGAACCTGCTCCTGACTCTGCTCAGTTACGTCTTCTACGGTTGGACTAATCCGCTATTTGGTCTGTTGATGTTGGGCTCTACGGCCATCGACTACGTCTGCGGCCTAATCATCTCGAACCAGCTAGGGTTCCGCACCTCAAAAGGACCGCCGCCGCTGTTGCCCCGAGGCGAGGCCCGCACGCGGACACAGCGAATCGCACTGATCGTCAGCATCGCCTCAAATCTGAGCCTGCTAGGCTTTTTCAAATATTTCAATTTTGCCGTTGAGAGCTGGACGGCGCTTGCGGCGGCGCTCGGACTGTCTCACTTGGGACTCGATCTTGCCTTCCAAATCGCGTTGCCGCTGGGTATTAGCTTCTACACGTTTCAATCCATGAGCTATGCCATCGACGTCTACCGCGGCGATGCCCGCGCCATTCGCAACGTCATCGATTTTGCCTGTTTCGTGGCAATGTTTCCGCAACTTGTCGCCGGCCCGATCATTCGCTTCGCCGATATTGCCGAACAACTGCAACAGCGTTCACACACGTTGACCAAGTTTGCCCGCGGCGTGGCCTTTTTCAGCGTTGGTCTGGCCAAAAAGGTGCTGTTCGCCAATCCCTGCGGCAAAGTCGCCGACACGGTTTTCGACGCGGCATCGGTCACGTTTCTCGATGCGTGGTATGGTGCCATCGCCTACGCGTTTCAGATTTACTTCGATTTTAGCGCCTATTCCGATATGGCGATTGGCCTCGGCTTGATGCTCGGATTTGTTTTCGCCAAGAATTTCGATTCGCCCTACGAGGCCCAGTCGATCACCGACTTCTGGCGCCGTTGGCACATTTCGCTGTCGACCTGGCTGCGCGATTACCTCTACATTCCCCTCGGGGGAAATCGCCTGGGGGCGCGGCGCACATACCTGAACCTGAGTATCGTTATGGTGCTCGGCGGACTCTGGCACGGCGCGTCATGGAACTTTGTCATCTGGGGCGCGCTCCACGGCGGGCTGCTCGCCTGTGAGCGCGCCTGCGGCAAACGGCCGATCTACTACGCGCTGCCCAAACCGCTCCGCGTTGGATGCACTTTCGTGATCGTCTTGTTCACCTGGGTTTTCTTTCGCGCCAAGGACTTGCCAACGGCGCTCAACTATTGCGCCACGATGCTCGGCTTGGGCTCGCCCGAGGCCTCAGCCTTACTGCTGTCCGGCATCATCGCCAAGCCGTACTATCTAGCCACCGTGGCCTTGTGCGCTTTGATTGTTTGGACATGCCCCCAGACCTGGGACTGGTCAAAGCAACTGAACACCGGCAAGGCCGCCACCGCTTTGATGCTGTTTGTCATCGCGGTGGCTGTGCTCTCCGCCCAAGCGTACAACCCATTTATCTATTTTATCTTCTGA
- a CDS encoding glycine reductase — protein sequence MTTATPVYISIDGVYYSLTHAPDLVRYGSKPSREIAASGARLGEINKQLRKFTDAVCYAPHQVFIGAITPQQLADLPTPWYGKLIEGARAQGKFGDIVSQDRLYALLAAADDFKLVTLEDQWFQEVGAKYANGATVQAKTLAEIKALCEKTAIPLYAGERLVGAFDTDFAEDANLAPDVLLENLAAKATAAHSLRGLLDSLNMKPSAVDYVISCSEEAIGDRYNRGGGNLAKAIAEKVGCENASGSDTKAFCAGPMYAMVHGASLIQSGVVRNVAVVAGGSLAKLGMKFESHVKGNMPILEDMLGSFAVMLSAAKKDAPSIRLDSAAFHPVRAGGSPQAMAEFLAEKPLAKLGMKFTDVDRYAVELHNPEITVPSGSGDVPRTNYRTLAALAVMRGHIKKEQMEDFARTRGMVGYAPTQGHIPSAVSYLGHALDALRAGEIRNTLFIAKGSLFLGRMTQLSDGCSFLVERNQG from the coding sequence GTGACTACGGCAACACCGGTTTACATAAGTATCGACGGCGTTTATTACTCGCTGACCCATGCGCCGGATTTGGTGCGCTACGGCTCTAAGCCGTCGCGTGAGATTGCCGCCAGCGGCGCGCGGCTGGGTGAAATCAACAAACAGTTGCGAAAGTTTACCGATGCGGTGTGCTATGCGCCGCATCAGGTTTTCATCGGCGCCATCACGCCGCAACAGTTGGCCGATCTGCCGACACCTTGGTACGGCAAATTGATTGAAGGGGCGCGGGCGCAGGGGAAATTTGGCGATATCGTCAGCCAAGATCGACTCTATGCGCTGCTGGCGGCCGCGGACGATTTTAAGCTTGTCACACTGGAGGACCAGTGGTTTCAGGAAGTCGGCGCTAAATATGCGAACGGCGCGACGGTCCAAGCAAAAACCCTCGCTGAAATCAAAGCGCTGTGCGAGAAAACCGCGATACCGCTCTATGCCGGCGAGCGGCTGGTCGGCGCTTTTGATACCGACTTTGCCGAAGACGCTAATCTTGCGCCGGATGTCTTGCTGGAGAATCTTGCGGCGAAGGCGACGGCGGCGCATTCGCTGCGCGGCCTGTTAGATTCTTTGAACATGAAGCCCAGTGCAGTCGACTATGTGATCAGCTGCTCCGAAGAAGCGATCGGCGATCGCTACAATCGCGGCGGCGGCAATCTTGCGAAAGCAATCGCGGAAAAAGTCGGCTGCGAGAACGCTTCGGGCTCCGACACTAAAGCGTTTTGCGCCGGGCCGATGTACGCCATGGTGCACGGCGCGAGCTTGATTCAATCGGGCGTGGTCCGCAACGTCGCGGTGGTTGCCGGCGGCTCGCTCGCCAAGCTCGGTATGAAGTTCGAGTCCCACGTGAAAGGCAACATGCCGATTCTTGAAGATATGCTTGGCAGCTTTGCCGTTATGCTCAGCGCGGCGAAAAAAGACGCGCCGAGCATTCGCCTCGATTCGGCGGCGTTTCATCCGGTGCGCGCCGGCGGCTCGCCGCAGGCGATGGCGGAGTTCCTCGCCGAAAAGCCGCTGGCAAAGTTGGGAATGAAATTTACCGATGTCGATCGCTACGCGGTGGAGCTGCACAATCCCGAGATCACCGTGCCGTCGGGCAGCGGCGATGTGCCGCGCACCAATTACCGGACGTTGGCGGCATTGGCGGTGATGCGTGGCCATATAAAGAAGGAACAGATGGAAGATTTCGCCCGCACGCGCGGCATGGTCGGCTACGCGCCGACGCAGGGGCATATCCCGTCGGCGGTTTCGTATCTTGGCCACGCTCTGGATGCGTTGCGCGCCGGTGAAATTCGCAATACTTTGTTTATTGCCAAGGGCAGTTTGTTTCTCGGCCGCATGACGCAGCTTTCCGACGGCTGCTCGTTTTTGGTCGAGCGCAATCAAGGATAG
- a CDS encoding class I SAM-dependent methyltransferase, which yields MRKLFYFLVFLCALSSTGSAGAQERFSFFQASTPEAVERLLKLANLRDDDVVVDLGSGNGLIVLMAAKLNSKLRGWGVDIDAKLVAESNGVAAAQKVDQRVKFFHKNAFDADLQDATVITMWLFPELMRLLRPIILERARPGTRVLTSTWDLGSWQPDAKESGNPDVFLWVVPARVGGYWNWDLTVAGQKVSYAAVLEQQFQNAEGVVRAGSNREVLNDVKLNGENLSFSVAITIEGIGLTRHEFTGKVRGERIEGTVRVDSPAGTPVTLPWHATRTTRSAYFAPTGMP from the coding sequence ATGCGTAAACTATTTTATTTCTTGGTTTTTCTTTGCGCCCTTTCCAGCACCGGCAGCGCCGGAGCCCAGGAACGTTTTTCGTTCTTCCAGGCGAGCACCCCGGAGGCGGTCGAGCGCTTGCTCAAGCTGGCCAATTTGCGCGACGACGACGTGGTCGTCGACCTGGGTTCGGGGAACGGGCTGATCGTGTTGATGGCGGCAAAACTGAATTCTAAGCTGCGTGGCTGGGGCGTCGACATCGATGCCAAGTTGGTCGCCGAATCGAACGGCGTCGCTGCGGCGCAAAAGGTTGACCAGCGCGTCAAGTTCTTTCACAAAAACGCCTTCGATGCCGACTTGCAGGACGCCACAGTAATCACCATGTGGCTGTTTCCCGAGCTAATGCGGCTGCTGCGGCCGATCATTCTCGAGCGCGCCCGCCCAGGAACGCGTGTGCTCACCAGCACCTGGGACCTTGGCAGTTGGCAGCCCGATGCAAAGGAAAGCGGCAATCCCGACGTCTTTCTCTGGGTTGTGCCGGCGCGCGTCGGCGGTTACTGGAATTGGGATCTCACGGTAGCCGGCCAGAAAGTCTCCTACGCCGCGGTGCTCGAGCAGCAGTTTCAGAACGCCGAAGGCGTCGTGCGCGCGGGCAGCAATCGCGAAGTGTTGAACGACGTCAAGCTCAACGGCGAGAACCTTTCGTTCAGCGTGGCTATAACGATCGAAGGCATCGGCCTGACGCGCCACGAGTTCACCGGCAAAGTGCGCGGTGAGCGCATCGAAGGCACGGTGCGCGTCGACTCGCCGGCCGGCACCCCGGTCACACTCCCCTGGCACGCGACGCGCACGACCAGGTCGGCGTACTTCGCGCCGACAGGAATGCCTTAA
- a CDS encoding cysteine hydrolase, with protein MNVKDFELKKSCLLFFDILNGYVPEPEPGKPRVLKPWIQNAVRLSKAGRAAGLPVFFAKGNHRPDNATTALLLTDTNNSLTPWPNGEVTKTKMHVIAGDKSSDVLADLGPKPDDYYIVKYRWSAFFQTYLDLALRTRGIDTLVVSGGSTDVGVTSTLYSARDLDYHTIVVSDACGTSHDQRAHDTLMELVFPRMSRVRTTEQVIELIEKAQK; from the coding sequence ATGAACGTCAAAGATTTCGAGTTGAAGAAAAGCTGCTTGTTGTTTTTCGATATTCTCAATGGCTATGTGCCCGAGCCTGAGCCGGGCAAGCCAAGAGTATTAAAGCCGTGGATTCAGAACGCCGTGCGGCTCAGCAAGGCGGGCAGGGCCGCGGGTCTGCCGGTATTTTTCGCCAAGGGAAATCATCGCCCGGATAACGCGACGACGGCTTTGCTGCTCACCGACACGAATAATTCACTGACGCCCTGGCCCAATGGCGAAGTGACCAAGACCAAAATGCATGTGATCGCCGGCGACAAGAGCTCGGACGTGCTCGCCGATTTGGGGCCGAAGCCCGACGATTATTATATCGTCAAGTACCGCTGGAGCGCTTTTTTTCAGACCTATCTCGACCTAGCCCTGCGCACGCGCGGCATCGACACGTTAGTCGTCTCCGGCGGTTCGACCGACGTCGGGGTCACGTCGACGTTGTACTCGGCGCGCGATCTGGACTATCACACGATCGTTGTTAGCGACGCCTGCGGCACATCGCACGATCAGCGGGCGCACGACACATTGATGGAGTTGGTGTTTCCGCGCATGTCGCGCGTGCGCACGACGGAACAGGTGATTGAGCTGATCGAAAAGGCGCAAAAATAA
- a CDS encoding O-acetyl-ADP-ribose deacetylase: MSTAKSFLQGRVLVKVGDITQENTDAIVNAANGSLMGGGGVAGAIHRAGGTAILDACKEIRRTQYPGGLPTGQAVITTAGKMAAKYVIHTVGPVYGNGGQDKADLLAACYFNSLRLAVENKLATVAFPAISTGIYSYPQHEAAKVSSHTIEQFIDSDASVKEIRLVFFAPADAEAFLQHHAFSERVA; encoded by the coding sequence ATGAGTACCGCCAAGAGTTTTCTTCAGGGCCGTGTGTTAGTGAAGGTCGGCGACATCACCCAGGAAAACACCGACGCCATCGTCAACGCCGCCAACGGATCGCTCATGGGCGGCGGCGGCGTCGCCGGCGCGATTCATCGCGCCGGCGGAACGGCGATTCTGGATGCCTGCAAGGAGATTCGCCGCACGCAGTATCCCGGCGGCTTGCCCACCGGCCAGGCGGTGATTACGACCGCCGGCAAGATGGCAGCGAAGTATGTGATTCATACGGTAGGGCCGGTCTATGGCAACGGTGGTCAGGATAAAGCCGATCTCTTGGCGGCGTGCTACTTCAATTCGCTGCGCTTGGCAGTGGAGAACAAGCTTGCCACGGTCGCATTTCCAGCTATATCAACCGGCATCTATAGCTATCCCCAGCATGAGGCCGCCAAGGTGTCATCGCACACCATTGAACAATTTATAGATAGCGATGCCTCAGTCAAAGAAATCCGCTTGGTGTTTTTCGCGCCCGCCGACGCCGAGGCCTTCTTGCAGCATCACGCGTTTTCAGAAAGGGTAGCGTAG
- a CDS encoding ABC transporter substrate-binding protein, with amino-acid sequence MSDEIDYAMIGPAPVVAADLRGADVMMIATTIPTLIFYLISRPEIHKVDDLKGKSIGFGRFGSNTDFAARLVLERHKLVPNKDVAMIQTVGGMATVLAVNGNKVHAGITTDVGMLEGKKLGLRELVAIKDYGVPFSHAGFAAKKSFLKNHEKETLSFLGAMSKAVYRMMSDKPFSTRVIQKVSRLEDKAIVDAGYELHATQFLQKKLYTTAPMIQTVLRQMGDTTPAALNANPNDFIDNRYAQILDQRGLYTELERMLKPR; translated from the coding sequence TTGTCCGATGAAATCGACTACGCCATGATCGGGCCGGCACCGGTGGTGGCGGCCGACCTGCGCGGCGCCGACGTCATGATGATCGCGACGACGATACCGACGTTGATTTTCTATCTGATTTCGCGGCCGGAAATTCACAAGGTCGACGACCTAAAGGGCAAGTCCATCGGCTTCGGCCGCTTCGGCTCGAACACGGATTTCGCGGCGCGCTTGGTGCTCGAGCGGCACAAGCTTGTTCCCAATAAAGACGTGGCGATGATTCAGACTGTCGGCGGCATGGCGACCGTGTTGGCGGTGAACGGCAACAAGGTCCACGCCGGTATCACCACCGATGTGGGCATGCTCGAAGGCAAGAAGCTCGGCCTGCGAGAACTGGTGGCGATCAAAGACTACGGTGTGCCGTTTTCCCACGCGGGATTTGCCGCCAAGAAATCCTTTCTCAAAAACCACGAAAAAGAAACGCTGAGTTTTCTAGGCGCCATGTCGAAAGCGGTTTATCGCATGATGAGCGACAAGCCGTTCAGCACCAGAGTGATCCAGAAAGTGTCGCGCCTGGAAGACAAAGCGATCGTCGACGCCGGCTATGAGCTGCATGCGACTCAATTCTTGCAGAAAAAGCTCTACACCACCGCGCCGATGATCCAGACCGTACTGCGCCAGATGGGCGACACGACACCAGCCGCGCTCAATGCCAATCCGAATGATTTCATCGACAACCGCTATGCGCAGATTTTAGACCAGCGCGGTCTCTACACGGAGCTGGAACGTATGCTCAAGCCGCGCTAG
- a CDS encoding HAD-IA family hydrolase, which translates to MKTSVDLVMFDLDGTLANTGRDLADAVNFTRAHFQLPALPDAVVISHVGRGVEHLLQQAVPEERSLHFKEVMDVFLERYQNHLLDATALYPHAREVLDYFRDKKRAVVSNKMYRLTIEVVRGLGIAEEFDLILGGDSVAEKKPHPALINHAVERFHIAPQRAVMIGDGEIDVEAGRRAGVITCGVTYGLCAREAVAAAQPDFLIDDLSTLYEYFC; encoded by the coding sequence ATGAAAACTTCGGTGGATCTGGTCATGTTCGATCTCGACGGCACACTGGCGAACACCGGGCGCGATCTGGCCGACGCGGTCAATTTCACGCGCGCGCATTTTCAGCTGCCGGCGCTGCCGGATGCCGTTGTTATTTCCCACGTCGGCCGCGGCGTCGAGCATCTGCTCCAGCAAGCGGTGCCCGAGGAGCGCTCGCTGCATTTCAAGGAGGTGATGGACGTTTTTCTCGAGCGCTACCAGAATCACCTGCTCGACGCGACGGCGCTGTATCCGCATGCCCGCGAAGTGCTCGATTATTTTCGCGATAAAAAACGCGCCGTGGTGAGCAACAAAATGTACCGCCTGACCATCGAAGTGGTGCGCGGCTTGGGCATTGCCGAGGAATTCGACTTGATTCTCGGCGGCGACAGCGTTGCCGAAAAGAAACCCCATCCGGCGCTAATCAATCACGCCGTCGAGCGATTTCATATTGCGCCGCAAAGGGCCGTCATGATCGGCGATGGTGAGATCGACGTCGAGGCCGGCCGGCGCGCCGGCGTCATTACTTGCGGCGTCACCTACGGCTTATGCGCAAGAGAAGCGGTCGCCGCGGCCCAGCCGGATTTCTTGATTGATGATTTGTCTACACTCTACGAATATTTCTGCTAG
- a CDS encoding glycine/sarcosine/betaine reductase complex selenoprotein A yields the protein MIKGKKVIAIGERDGVPGPVIAECLEGAGMEVVFQATECFVUTAAGAMNFENQGVIKRLADQYGPENLAVVLGNGEANGVEVFAETVTQGDPSFAGPLAGVALKIPVYHVLEPEVVDVVPENLRQEKLELSSMVIDVEPMKQVLQVAREKL from the coding sequence ATGATCAAAGGCAAAAAAGTCATAGCAATAGGCGAGCGCGACGGCGTCCCGGGCCCGGTGATCGCCGAGTGCCTCGAAGGCGCCGGCATGGAAGTCGTCTTTCAGGCCACCGAGTGCTTTGTTTGAACCGCCGCAGGCGCGATGAACTTCGAGAACCAAGGAGTCATCAAGCGCCTGGCGGACCAGTATGGTCCGGAAAATTTAGCGGTGGTGTTGGGCAACGGCGAAGCCAACGGTGTCGAAGTGTTCGCTGAGACGGTAACCCAGGGCGATCCGAGTTTCGCTGGTCCGTTGGCCGGTGTGGCGCTCAAGATTCCCGTCTATCACGTGCTCGAACCGGAAGTGGTCGACGTGGTGCCGGAAAATTTGCGCCAGGAAAAGTTGGAACTGTCGTCGATGGTCATCGACGTCGAGCCGATGAAGCAAGTACTGCAGGTGGCGCGCGAAAAACTCTGA